One window of Acidobacteriota bacterium genomic DNA carries:
- the lptG gene encoding LPS export ABC transporter permease LptG, which yields MKRIHRIVYQEIFPPGAIALLVLTFVVFTREFGRVSRLFIQQGAEAGLVAELMLSLLPQILVYTFPLSFLIGTLVGFSRLSTDSEVVALRAGGVSIFQMIAPVMRAAVAVSALTAVLTFWLFPLGNWRFQEIRHELGARPLQSEIKPRVFFEELPGKILYIEDQVLQTQQWKGVFLADSGGQHGQRIILARSGRLLTSPDAQRLQLSFQGGLMYEIDPASPQEYHWNRFGTFDVPVRLPEERFRPNRPKRPREMLVDELQRDIEQGTPQDRRYALVELNRRLAIPISALLFAILGVTLGARHHRGGRAYGIVVSMVLAFSYYAFLEAGVEAAEDEVVSILVGLWGPNILLALASLLSLRMANTEGGLVSRAASHPLTRSIARTLRQSARALLRAGRSVGRGIRDAIWRIPRLLPRIARVIDLYVIRNFLIYLALTLSITLALYYLFTFFDLLNDIFANNIESGLVIEYFIFLMPQALTLLVPISVLIATLVTFGVLQKTNQMVAFKSCGVSVYQVAFPIFGLAVLVSTVSYLNQEYVLPYANQRQDNLRSVIKGRPAQTHYTPGRSWIFGEGDRLYHYSYYDPDRDRFAEIDIYQVDVTNNTLKSHTHARRATWDRDTQSWILSGGWKLEFTGTTDQFQQFEETRVRLAEAPDYFEAGVAESSKMTYGQLWNYIQDLQQGGFEVDDLKTELYTKLSLPLVPLIMILLGVPFAFTLGRKGALYGIAAGVLIGMIYWGAFGVFSVLGAGGLLAPLLAAWGPNLLFASLGAFLFLTVRT from the coding sequence ATGAAGCGCATACACCGCATCGTCTACCAGGAGATCTTCCCGCCCGGGGCCATTGCCCTGCTGGTGCTGACTTTCGTGGTCTTCACCCGCGAGTTCGGACGGGTCAGCCGCCTCTTCATCCAGCAGGGCGCCGAAGCCGGACTGGTGGCCGAGCTGATGTTGTCGCTCTTGCCTCAGATCCTGGTCTACACCTTCCCGCTCTCCTTTCTCATCGGCACCCTGGTGGGCTTCTCCCGGCTGTCCACCGACAGCGAGGTGGTGGCGCTGAGGGCGGGCGGAGTCAGCATCTTCCAGATGATAGCGCCCGTCATGAGGGCGGCGGTAGCGGTGTCGGCGCTGACGGCCGTGCTCACCTTCTGGCTCTTCCCGCTGGGCAACTGGCGCTTTCAGGAGATCCGCCATGAGCTGGGGGCGCGTCCTCTGCAGTCTGAGATCAAGCCCCGGGTTTTTTTTGAGGAGCTTCCCGGCAAGATCCTCTACATCGAGGACCAGGTCCTGCAGACCCAGCAATGGAAGGGAGTCTTCCTGGCCGACAGCGGCGGCCAACATGGACAACGCATTATCCTGGCCCGCAGCGGACGCCTGCTCACCAGTCCCGACGCCCAGCGCCTGCAGTTGAGCTTCCAGGGCGGACTCATGTACGAAATCGATCCCGCGTCGCCCCAGGAATACCACTGGAACCGTTTCGGAACCTTCGACGTGCCGGTGCGCCTGCCCGAAGAGCGTTTCCGCCCCAACCGTCCCAAGCGTCCCCGCGAGATGCTTGTGGACGAGCTGCAGCGCGACATCGAGCAGGGGACGCCTCAAGACCGCCGCTATGCGCTGGTGGAACTCAACCGCCGGCTGGCCATCCCCATCTCGGCCCTGCTCTTCGCCATCCTGGGAGTAACGCTGGGGGCCCGCCACCACCGTGGCGGACGCGCCTACGGCATCGTGGTGAGCATGGTGCTGGCCTTTTCTTATTACGCCTTCCTGGAAGCCGGGGTGGAGGCTGCCGAGGACGAGGTGGTTTCCATCCTGGTGGGGCTGTGGGGACCCAACATCCTCTTGGCCCTGGCTTCGCTGTTGTCGCTGCGCATGGCCAACACCGAGGGCGGACTGGTGAGCCGGGCCGCCAGCCATCCGCTCACCCGCTCCATCGCACGCACCCTGCGCCAATCCGCGCGGGCCCTGCTGCGGGCCGGACGCTCGGTGGGACGGGGCATCCGCGACGCCATCTGGCGCATCCCCAGGCTCCTGCCCCGCATCGCCCGCGTCATCGACCTCTACGTGATCCGCAACTTCCTCATCTACCTGGCGCTGACGCTCTCCATCACCCTGGCGCTCTATTACCTGTTCACCTTTTTCGACCTGCTCAACGACATTTTCGCCAACAACATCGAATCCGGACTGGTGATCGAGTACTTCATCTTCCTCATGCCTCAGGCCCTCACCCTGCTGGTGCCGATTTCCGTCCTGATCGCCACCCTGGTGACCTTCGGAGTGCTGCAGAAGACCAACCAGATGGTGGCTTTCAAGTCCTGCGGGGTGAGCGTCTACCAGGTCGCTTTCCCCATCTTCGGACTGGCCGTGCTGGTCAGCACCGTCTCCTACCTCAACCAGGAATACGTGCTGCCCTATGCCAACCAGCGCCAGGACAACCTGCGTTCGGTCATCAAGGGACGTCCCGCTCAAACCCACTACACTCCCGGGCGCTCCTGGATCTTCGGGGAAGGCGACCGGCTCTATCACTACAGCTACTACGACCCCGACCGCGACCGCTTCGCCGAGATCGACATCTACCAGGTGGACGTCACCAACAACACCCTCAAGTCGCACACCCACGCCCGCCGCGCCACCTGGGACCGCGACACCCAGAGCTGGATACTGAGCGGGGGATGGAAGCTGGAATTCACCGGCACCACCGACCAGTTCCAGCAGTTCGAAGAGACCCGGGTGCGGCTGGCCGAAGCGCCCGACTATTTCGAGGCCGGAGTGGCCGAGTCCTCCAAGATGACCTACGGCCAACTGTGGAACTACATCCAGGACCTGCAGCAGGGCGGATTCGAGGTGGACGACCTCAAGACCGAGCTCTACACCAAGCTGTCTCTCCCGCTGGTGCCGCTGATCATGATTCTGCTGGGCGTCCCCTTCGCCTTCACGCTGGGACGCAAGGGCGCGCTCTACGGCATCGCCGCCGGCGTGCTGATCGGGATGATCTACTGGGGCGCCTTCGGCGTCTTCAGCGTCCTGGGCGCAGGCGGACTGCTGGCCCCCCTGCTGGCCGCCTGGGGCCCCAACCTCCTCTTCGCCTCCCTGGGCGCCTTCCTCTTCCTCACCGTCAGGACTTAG
- a CDS encoding DUF433 domain-containing protein has translation MVTKTRHRYIVSNDEILSGEPIIEGTRTPVRAIVEIWRLGIAPEEIPSHLPHLTLGQIFDALSFYSDHKDQIHEYIERNRIPEGLIDPKVRDE, from the coding sequence ATGGTGACGAAGACCCGGCACCGCTATATCGTCAGTAATGACGAGATCTTGAGCGGTGAACCCATCATCGAGGGAACGAGAACCCCTGTTCGCGCCATCGTGGAAATCTGGCGCCTGGGTATTGCTCCCGAAGAGATTCCATCCCATCTTCCCCACCTCACACTTGGGCAGATCTTTGACGCACTCAGCTTTTACAGCGATCATAAGGACCAAATCCACGAGTACATCGAGCGTAATCGCATTCCCGAAGGCCTGATTGACCCCAAGGTAAGGGACGAGTGA